One window of Magallana gigas chromosome 2, xbMagGiga1.1, whole genome shotgun sequence genomic DNA carries:
- the LOC105343626 gene encoding probable phosphorylase b kinase regulatory subunit alpha isoform X14: protein MRNRSNSGVRLDYYQRLLNKTILKYQNPVTGLLPASEENSHAWVRDNVYAVLSVWALALAYRKTADLDEDRAKAYELEQSVVKLMRGLLRCMMSQVEKLERFKHTQHVNDSLHAKYCSKTGKTVVGDQAWGHLQIDATSLYILSLAQMTASGLQIIFTLDEVSFVQNLIFYIETAYRTPDYGIWERGDKTNHGLPELNSSSIGMAKAALEAINELDLFGARGGPLSVVHVLPDEAQQCQAILLSMLPRESNSKEIDAALLTVISFPAFAVDDGEKVEETRDSIVTKLEGKYGFSRFLRDGYKTAREDPNRLHYEPWELQVFERIECQWPMFFALFVLDGLFNGREEQVKKYSEKLDSVMIKSDEGIHLLPELYAVHKEMVEQEYKTPNSQKREAIGRLPHRWGQSLYIISKLVQEGFLSPGELDPLNRRLVSEPKPDIVVQVVILAEDEFIQSKLWEHGIKVQTMEEVRPLQVFPASVLTQIYSLLGRNKKMGLTGRPKNEIGLLATSKLYTYRDQILAFIPQTADEHQFYLPKDTLLKLDMFANDVGFLSSYWGSLGRPLLIFPVSTNLNYLDVGHNPPGALIGTIKKLQSGYIAGTRVHLGNLADFVTTSCITKLSFLRDPSHSEEVKHFVGDIFNRIPDTRPRLLSSSRIKTRPRSHSKSSVHGIVRRSRSIQVDPAQAKERVPSPPSLQESLKKFERGITVDREQSGGVPIPTTSAHGRSHDVEFPIQRPHSPNLHLKGSLHPLHYSHQSPCSSSSPQLFHFFHQGAKQESIINVDELVEQLNNTEVLHEQADIIHYLYLHKGPDWEITIDGKKCYIKELLVELYEKAGHWKHWGLVRHTAGLLKKRVEELALAATDLLVRQKQLSVGLPPDRERVIMRPLPPDELAKIIFDACGEDLSSASLTQELLIYLAMFIRTEPKLFNEMLRLRVGLIIQVMASELARTLKCTGDEASEHLMNLSPFEMKTLLHHILSGKEFVISTGYIHTCVPGPAGDLRGVGVSRWTTDSETDEHTNVEDECRLSVSTKKVGEEATEFARLSRKPHAKRKIPICHRARV, encoded by the exons ATGAGGAATCGGAGCAATTCTGGTGTTCGCTTAGACTACTACCAGAGGTTACTAAATAAAACCATTCTAAAATACCAG AATCCAGTAACAGGTTTACTACCTGCCAGTGAAGAAAACAGCCATGCATGGGTACGAGACAATGTCTACGCTGTTTTATCAGTATGGGCCTTGGCACTGGCCTACAGAAAAACAGCTGATTTGGATGAAGACAGGGCCAAAGCATATGAATTGGAACAG TCTGTTGTGAAGTTGATGAGAGGTTTACTTCGCTGTATGATGTCCCAGGTGGAGAAGTTGGAAAGGTTTAAGCACACACAGCACGTGAATGATTCTCTGCATGCTAAGTACTGTAGTAAGACCGGTAAAACAGTAGTGGGAGACCAGGCTTGGGGTCACCTACAAATCGACGCCACTTCTCTGTATATATTGTCACTGGCTCAAATGACAGCATCag gtCTTCAAATCATATTCACTTTAGATGAAGTGTCCTTTGTAcagaatttgatattttacatcgAAACAGCATATAGAACACca GATTATGGTATATGGGAGAGAGGAGACAAAACCAATCATGGACTTCCAGAACTGAACTCGAGCTCTATTGGGATGGCAAAG gCAGCACTGGAGGCAATCAACGAACTGGACCTGTTTGGAGCCCGTGGCGGACCTTTGTCAGTGGTCCACGTTCTACCAGACGAAGCTCAACAGTGTCAG GCTATTCTTCTTTCTATGCTACCCAGAGAATCAAACTCAAAA GAGATAGATGCTGCCTTACTGACTGTGATCAGCTTCCCAGCTTTTGCTGTGGATGATGGTGAAAAAGTTGAAGAAACCAGAGATTCAATTGTCACCAAACTAGAG gGAAAGTATGGTTTTAGCAGATTTTTACGAGATGGATATAAAACTGCAAGAGAG GACCCGAACCGTTTACACTATGAACCCTGGGAACTACAGGTGTTTGAGAGGATAGAGTGCCAGTGGCCAATGTTCTTTGCTCTGTTTGTGCTGGATGGTTTGTTCAATGGAAGAGAGGAACAG GTAAAGAAATACTCAGAGAAGTTAGATTCAGTGATGATAAAGTCAGATGAAGGAATCCATCTGCTGCCGGAACTCTATGCTGTGCACAAAGAGATG GTTGAGCAAGAATACAAAACCCCAAACAGTCAGAAGAGAGAAGCAATAGGAAGACTTCCTCACCGCTGGGGACAGTCCCTATACATCATCAGTAAACTGGTCCAAGAG GGCTTCCTTTCTCCTGGGGAACTGGATCCTCTCAATCGTCGCTTGGTCTCAGAACCAAAACCAGACATAGTTGTTCAAG TTGTGATTTTGGCTGAGGATGAGTTTATCCAGTCCAAGCTGTGGGAACATGGCATCAAGGTCCAGACAATGGAGGAGGTTCGGCCGCTACAGGTGTTCCCCGCAAGTGTGCTCACACAGATCTACTCCTTACTGG GGAGAAACAAGAAAATGGGATTGACTGGCCGCCCAAAGAATGAAATAGGTCTTCTGGCAACCAGCAAGCTGTACACTTACCGGGATCAGATCTTGGCTTTTATACCTCAG ACGGCAGATGAGCATCAGTTTTATCTCCCCAAAGACACTCTATTAAAGCTGGACATGTTTGCCAATGACGTGGGTTTCCTGTCATCCTACTGGGGATCTCTGGGACGACCTCTGCTTATTTTTCCAGTGTCCACCAATCTTAATTATCTAG ATGTGGGACATAATCCGCCTGGAGCACTGATTGGTACCATCAAAAAATTACAGAGCGGCTACATTGCTGGCACAAG AGTGCATTTGGGAAATTTGGCTGACTTTGTGACAACGTCCTGTATTACAAAGCTAAGCTTTCTACGAGATCCATCTCACA GTGAGGAGGTGAAGCACTTTGTAGGGGATATCTTCAACAGAATCCCAGACACCAGACCCCGTCTGTTATCATCTAGTCGAATCAAAACACGCCCAAGATCTCACTCCAAATCCTCAGTCCACGGCATTGTCCGGAGATCCAGGTCAATCCAGGTGGATCCAGCCCAGGCCAAAG AGAGAGTTCCATCACCGCCTT CTTTACAAGAGTCGCTGAAGAAATTTGAGCGAGGAATAACTGTAG ACCGTGAACAAAGCGGTGGAGTGCCTATTCCTACAACCAGTGCTCACGGTAGATCTCATG ATGTTGAATTCCCCATACAACGACCGCACTCCCCCAACCTCCACCTGAAGGGAAGCCTCCATCCCCTCCACTACAGCCACCAGTCGCCCTGCTCATCCAGTTCCCCACAGCTCTTCCACTTCTTCCACCAGGGAGCCAAGCAGGAGAGCATCATCAATGTGGATGAGCTGGTGGAGCAGTTAAACAATACAGAAGTGTTACACGAACAGGCAGACATCATCCACTACCTGTATCTCCACAA AGGTCCTGACTGGGAGATCACTATTGATGGCAAAAAATGTTACATCAAGGAACTGCTGGTGGAACTATATGAAAAG GCTGGACATTGGAAACACTGGGGACTTGTGAGGCATACAGCAGGATTGTTGAAGAAGAGAGTGGAGGAGTTAGCCCTG GCAGCTACTGATCTCCTGGTTCGACAGAAACAGTTATCTGTGGGTCTCCCACCTGACAGGGAGCGGGTCATCATGAG ACCCCTTCCGCCTGATGAATTGGCCAAGATTATTTTTGATGCCTGTGGAGAGGACCTGAGTTCAGCATCCCTAACACAG GAGTTGTTGATCTATCTGGCTATGTTTATCCGGACGGAGCCCAAACTGTTCAACGAGATGTTGAGACTGCGGGTTGGCCTCATCATACAAGTCATGGCCTCCGAGCTGGCGAGAACACTCAAGTGCACAG GTGATGAGGCCTCTGAACATCTTATGAATCTCAGCCCTTTCGAAATGAAGACCCTTTTACATCATATTTTGAGTGGAAAGGAGTTTGTCATCAGCACAG
- the LOC105343626 gene encoding probable phosphorylase b kinase regulatory subunit alpha isoform X15 — protein MRNRSNSGVRLDYYQRLLNKTILKYQNPVTGLLPASEENSHAWVRDNVYAVLSVWALALAYRKTADLDEDRAKAYELEQSVVKLMRGLLRCMMSQVEKLERFKHTQHVNDSLHAKYCSKTGKTVVGDQAWGHLQIDATSLYILSLAQMTASGLQIIFTLDEVSFVQNLIFYIETAYRTPDYGIWERGDKTNHGLPELNSSSIGMAKAALEAINELDLFGARGGPLSVVHVLPDEAQQCQAILLSMLPRESNSKEIDAALLTVISFPAFAVDDGEKVEETRDSIVTKLEGKYGFSRFLRDGYKTAREDPNRLHYEPWELQVFERIECQWPMFFALFVLDGLFNGREEQVKKYSEKLDSVMIKSDEGIHLLPELYAVHKEMVEQEYKTPNSQKREAIGRLPHRWGQSLYIISKLVQEGFLSPGELDPLNRRLVSEPKPDIVVQVVILAEDEFIQSKLWEHGIKVQTMEEVRPLQVFPASVLTQIYSLLGRNKKMGLTGRPKNEIGLLATSKLYTYRDQILAFIPQTADEHQFYLPKDTLLKLDMFANDVGFLSSYWGSLGRPLLIFPVSTNLNYLDVGHNPPGALIGTIKKLQSGYIAGTRVHLGNLADFVTTSCITKLSFLRDPSHSEEVKHFVGDIFNRIPDTRPRLLSSSRIKTRPRSHSKSSVHGIVRRSRSIQVDPAQAKERVPSPPSLQESLKKFERGITVDREQSGGVPIPTTSAHGRSHDVEFPIQRPHSPNLHLKGSLHPLHYSHQSPCSSSSPQLFHFFHQGAKQESIINVDELVEQLNNTEVLHEQADIIHYLYLHKGPDWEITIDGKKCYIKELLVELYEKAGHWKHWGLVRHTAGLLKKRVEELALAATDLLVRQKQLSVGLPPDRERVIMRPLPPDELAKIIFDACGEDLSSASLTQELLIYLAMFIRTEPKLFNEMLRLRVGLIIQVMASELARTLKCTGDEASEHLMNLSPFEMKTLLHHILSGKEFVISTGYIHTCVPGPAGDLRGEHTNVEDECRLSVSTKKVGEEATEFARLSRKPHAKRKIPICHRARV, from the exons ATGAGGAATCGGAGCAATTCTGGTGTTCGCTTAGACTACTACCAGAGGTTACTAAATAAAACCATTCTAAAATACCAG AATCCAGTAACAGGTTTACTACCTGCCAGTGAAGAAAACAGCCATGCATGGGTACGAGACAATGTCTACGCTGTTTTATCAGTATGGGCCTTGGCACTGGCCTACAGAAAAACAGCTGATTTGGATGAAGACAGGGCCAAAGCATATGAATTGGAACAG TCTGTTGTGAAGTTGATGAGAGGTTTACTTCGCTGTATGATGTCCCAGGTGGAGAAGTTGGAAAGGTTTAAGCACACACAGCACGTGAATGATTCTCTGCATGCTAAGTACTGTAGTAAGACCGGTAAAACAGTAGTGGGAGACCAGGCTTGGGGTCACCTACAAATCGACGCCACTTCTCTGTATATATTGTCACTGGCTCAAATGACAGCATCag gtCTTCAAATCATATTCACTTTAGATGAAGTGTCCTTTGTAcagaatttgatattttacatcgAAACAGCATATAGAACACca GATTATGGTATATGGGAGAGAGGAGACAAAACCAATCATGGACTTCCAGAACTGAACTCGAGCTCTATTGGGATGGCAAAG gCAGCACTGGAGGCAATCAACGAACTGGACCTGTTTGGAGCCCGTGGCGGACCTTTGTCAGTGGTCCACGTTCTACCAGACGAAGCTCAACAGTGTCAG GCTATTCTTCTTTCTATGCTACCCAGAGAATCAAACTCAAAA GAGATAGATGCTGCCTTACTGACTGTGATCAGCTTCCCAGCTTTTGCTGTGGATGATGGTGAAAAAGTTGAAGAAACCAGAGATTCAATTGTCACCAAACTAGAG gGAAAGTATGGTTTTAGCAGATTTTTACGAGATGGATATAAAACTGCAAGAGAG GACCCGAACCGTTTACACTATGAACCCTGGGAACTACAGGTGTTTGAGAGGATAGAGTGCCAGTGGCCAATGTTCTTTGCTCTGTTTGTGCTGGATGGTTTGTTCAATGGAAGAGAGGAACAG GTAAAGAAATACTCAGAGAAGTTAGATTCAGTGATGATAAAGTCAGATGAAGGAATCCATCTGCTGCCGGAACTCTATGCTGTGCACAAAGAGATG GTTGAGCAAGAATACAAAACCCCAAACAGTCAGAAGAGAGAAGCAATAGGAAGACTTCCTCACCGCTGGGGACAGTCCCTATACATCATCAGTAAACTGGTCCAAGAG GGCTTCCTTTCTCCTGGGGAACTGGATCCTCTCAATCGTCGCTTGGTCTCAGAACCAAAACCAGACATAGTTGTTCAAG TTGTGATTTTGGCTGAGGATGAGTTTATCCAGTCCAAGCTGTGGGAACATGGCATCAAGGTCCAGACAATGGAGGAGGTTCGGCCGCTACAGGTGTTCCCCGCAAGTGTGCTCACACAGATCTACTCCTTACTGG GGAGAAACAAGAAAATGGGATTGACTGGCCGCCCAAAGAATGAAATAGGTCTTCTGGCAACCAGCAAGCTGTACACTTACCGGGATCAGATCTTGGCTTTTATACCTCAG ACGGCAGATGAGCATCAGTTTTATCTCCCCAAAGACACTCTATTAAAGCTGGACATGTTTGCCAATGACGTGGGTTTCCTGTCATCCTACTGGGGATCTCTGGGACGACCTCTGCTTATTTTTCCAGTGTCCACCAATCTTAATTATCTAG ATGTGGGACATAATCCGCCTGGAGCACTGATTGGTACCATCAAAAAATTACAGAGCGGCTACATTGCTGGCACAAG AGTGCATTTGGGAAATTTGGCTGACTTTGTGACAACGTCCTGTATTACAAAGCTAAGCTTTCTACGAGATCCATCTCACA GTGAGGAGGTGAAGCACTTTGTAGGGGATATCTTCAACAGAATCCCAGACACCAGACCCCGTCTGTTATCATCTAGTCGAATCAAAACACGCCCAAGATCTCACTCCAAATCCTCAGTCCACGGCATTGTCCGGAGATCCAGGTCAATCCAGGTGGATCCAGCCCAGGCCAAAG AGAGAGTTCCATCACCGCCTT CTTTACAAGAGTCGCTGAAGAAATTTGAGCGAGGAATAACTGTAG ACCGTGAACAAAGCGGTGGAGTGCCTATTCCTACAACCAGTGCTCACGGTAGATCTCATG ATGTTGAATTCCCCATACAACGACCGCACTCCCCCAACCTCCACCTGAAGGGAAGCCTCCATCCCCTCCACTACAGCCACCAGTCGCCCTGCTCATCCAGTTCCCCACAGCTCTTCCACTTCTTCCACCAGGGAGCCAAGCAGGAGAGCATCATCAATGTGGATGAGCTGGTGGAGCAGTTAAACAATACAGAAGTGTTACACGAACAGGCAGACATCATCCACTACCTGTATCTCCACAA AGGTCCTGACTGGGAGATCACTATTGATGGCAAAAAATGTTACATCAAGGAACTGCTGGTGGAACTATATGAAAAG GCTGGACATTGGAAACACTGGGGACTTGTGAGGCATACAGCAGGATTGTTGAAGAAGAGAGTGGAGGAGTTAGCCCTG GCAGCTACTGATCTCCTGGTTCGACAGAAACAGTTATCTGTGGGTCTCCCACCTGACAGGGAGCGGGTCATCATGAG ACCCCTTCCGCCTGATGAATTGGCCAAGATTATTTTTGATGCCTGTGGAGAGGACCTGAGTTCAGCATCCCTAACACAG GAGTTGTTGATCTATCTGGCTATGTTTATCCGGACGGAGCCCAAACTGTTCAACGAGATGTTGAGACTGCGGGTTGGCCTCATCATACAAGTCATGGCCTCCGAGCTGGCGAGAACACTCAAGTGCACAG GTGATGAGGCCTCTGAACATCTTATGAATCTCAGCCCTTTCGAAATGAAGACCCTTTTACATCATATTTTGAGTGGAAAGGAGTTTGTCATCAGCACAG
- the LOC105343626 gene encoding probable phosphorylase b kinase regulatory subunit alpha isoform X16 produces MRNRSNSGVRLDYYQRLLNKTILKYQNPVTGLLPASEENSHAWVRDNVYAVLSVWALALAYRKTADLDEDRAKAYELEQSVVKLMRGLLRCMMSQVEKLERFKHTQHVNDSLHAKYCSKTGKTVVGDQAWGHLQIDATSLYILSLAQMTASGLQIIFTLDEVSFVQNLIFYIETAYRTPDYGIWERGDKTNHGLPELNSSSIGMAKAALEAINELDLFGARGGPLSVVHVLPDEAQQCQAILLSMLPRESNSKEIDAALLTVISFPAFAVDDGEKVEETRDSIVTKLEGKYGFSRFLRDGYKTAREDPNRLHYEPWELQVFERIECQWPMFFALFVLDGLFNGREEQVKKYSEKLDSVMIKSDEGIHLLPELYAVHKEMVEQEYKTPNSQKREAIGRLPHRWGQSLYIISKLVQEGFLSPGELDPLNRRLVSEPKPDIVVQVVILAEDEFIQSKLWEHGIKVQTMEEVRPLQVFPASVLTQIYSLLGRNKKMGLTGRPKNEIGLLATSKLYTYRDQILAFIPQTADEHQFYLPKDTLLKLDMFANDVGFLSSYWGSLGRPLLIFPVSTNLNYLDVGHNPPGALIGTIKKLQSGYIAGTRVHLGNLADFVTTSCITKLSFLRDPSHSEEVKHFVGDIFNRIPDTRPRLLSSSRIKTRPRSHSKSSVHGIVRRSRSIQVDPAQAKERVPSPPSLQESLKKFERGITVDREQSGGVPIPTTSAHGRSHDVEFPIQRPHSPNLHLKGSLHPLHYSHQSPCSSSSPQLFHFFHQGAKQESIINVDELVEQLNNTEVLHEQADIIHYLYLHKGPDWEITIDGKKCYIKELLVELYEKAGHWKHWGLVRHTAGLLKKRVEELALAATDLLVRQKQLSVGLPPDRERVIMRPLPPDELAKIIFDACGEDLSSASLTQELLIYLAMFIRTEPKLFNEMLRLRVGLIIQVMASELARTLKCTGDEASEHLMNLSPFEMKTLLHHILSGKEFVISTEHTNVEDECRLSVSTKKVGEEATEFARLSRKPHAKRKIPICHRARV; encoded by the exons ATGAGGAATCGGAGCAATTCTGGTGTTCGCTTAGACTACTACCAGAGGTTACTAAATAAAACCATTCTAAAATACCAG AATCCAGTAACAGGTTTACTACCTGCCAGTGAAGAAAACAGCCATGCATGGGTACGAGACAATGTCTACGCTGTTTTATCAGTATGGGCCTTGGCACTGGCCTACAGAAAAACAGCTGATTTGGATGAAGACAGGGCCAAAGCATATGAATTGGAACAG TCTGTTGTGAAGTTGATGAGAGGTTTACTTCGCTGTATGATGTCCCAGGTGGAGAAGTTGGAAAGGTTTAAGCACACACAGCACGTGAATGATTCTCTGCATGCTAAGTACTGTAGTAAGACCGGTAAAACAGTAGTGGGAGACCAGGCTTGGGGTCACCTACAAATCGACGCCACTTCTCTGTATATATTGTCACTGGCTCAAATGACAGCATCag gtCTTCAAATCATATTCACTTTAGATGAAGTGTCCTTTGTAcagaatttgatattttacatcgAAACAGCATATAGAACACca GATTATGGTATATGGGAGAGAGGAGACAAAACCAATCATGGACTTCCAGAACTGAACTCGAGCTCTATTGGGATGGCAAAG gCAGCACTGGAGGCAATCAACGAACTGGACCTGTTTGGAGCCCGTGGCGGACCTTTGTCAGTGGTCCACGTTCTACCAGACGAAGCTCAACAGTGTCAG GCTATTCTTCTTTCTATGCTACCCAGAGAATCAAACTCAAAA GAGATAGATGCTGCCTTACTGACTGTGATCAGCTTCCCAGCTTTTGCTGTGGATGATGGTGAAAAAGTTGAAGAAACCAGAGATTCAATTGTCACCAAACTAGAG gGAAAGTATGGTTTTAGCAGATTTTTACGAGATGGATATAAAACTGCAAGAGAG GACCCGAACCGTTTACACTATGAACCCTGGGAACTACAGGTGTTTGAGAGGATAGAGTGCCAGTGGCCAATGTTCTTTGCTCTGTTTGTGCTGGATGGTTTGTTCAATGGAAGAGAGGAACAG GTAAAGAAATACTCAGAGAAGTTAGATTCAGTGATGATAAAGTCAGATGAAGGAATCCATCTGCTGCCGGAACTCTATGCTGTGCACAAAGAGATG GTTGAGCAAGAATACAAAACCCCAAACAGTCAGAAGAGAGAAGCAATAGGAAGACTTCCTCACCGCTGGGGACAGTCCCTATACATCATCAGTAAACTGGTCCAAGAG GGCTTCCTTTCTCCTGGGGAACTGGATCCTCTCAATCGTCGCTTGGTCTCAGAACCAAAACCAGACATAGTTGTTCAAG TTGTGATTTTGGCTGAGGATGAGTTTATCCAGTCCAAGCTGTGGGAACATGGCATCAAGGTCCAGACAATGGAGGAGGTTCGGCCGCTACAGGTGTTCCCCGCAAGTGTGCTCACACAGATCTACTCCTTACTGG GGAGAAACAAGAAAATGGGATTGACTGGCCGCCCAAAGAATGAAATAGGTCTTCTGGCAACCAGCAAGCTGTACACTTACCGGGATCAGATCTTGGCTTTTATACCTCAG ACGGCAGATGAGCATCAGTTTTATCTCCCCAAAGACACTCTATTAAAGCTGGACATGTTTGCCAATGACGTGGGTTTCCTGTCATCCTACTGGGGATCTCTGGGACGACCTCTGCTTATTTTTCCAGTGTCCACCAATCTTAATTATCTAG ATGTGGGACATAATCCGCCTGGAGCACTGATTGGTACCATCAAAAAATTACAGAGCGGCTACATTGCTGGCACAAG AGTGCATTTGGGAAATTTGGCTGACTTTGTGACAACGTCCTGTATTACAAAGCTAAGCTTTCTACGAGATCCATCTCACA GTGAGGAGGTGAAGCACTTTGTAGGGGATATCTTCAACAGAATCCCAGACACCAGACCCCGTCTGTTATCATCTAGTCGAATCAAAACACGCCCAAGATCTCACTCCAAATCCTCAGTCCACGGCATTGTCCGGAGATCCAGGTCAATCCAGGTGGATCCAGCCCAGGCCAAAG AGAGAGTTCCATCACCGCCTT CTTTACAAGAGTCGCTGAAGAAATTTGAGCGAGGAATAACTGTAG ACCGTGAACAAAGCGGTGGAGTGCCTATTCCTACAACCAGTGCTCACGGTAGATCTCATG ATGTTGAATTCCCCATACAACGACCGCACTCCCCCAACCTCCACCTGAAGGGAAGCCTCCATCCCCTCCACTACAGCCACCAGTCGCCCTGCTCATCCAGTTCCCCACAGCTCTTCCACTTCTTCCACCAGGGAGCCAAGCAGGAGAGCATCATCAATGTGGATGAGCTGGTGGAGCAGTTAAACAATACAGAAGTGTTACACGAACAGGCAGACATCATCCACTACCTGTATCTCCACAA AGGTCCTGACTGGGAGATCACTATTGATGGCAAAAAATGTTACATCAAGGAACTGCTGGTGGAACTATATGAAAAG GCTGGACATTGGAAACACTGGGGACTTGTGAGGCATACAGCAGGATTGTTGAAGAAGAGAGTGGAGGAGTTAGCCCTG GCAGCTACTGATCTCCTGGTTCGACAGAAACAGTTATCTGTGGGTCTCCCACCTGACAGGGAGCGGGTCATCATGAG ACCCCTTCCGCCTGATGAATTGGCCAAGATTATTTTTGATGCCTGTGGAGAGGACCTGAGTTCAGCATCCCTAACACAG GAGTTGTTGATCTATCTGGCTATGTTTATCCGGACGGAGCCCAAACTGTTCAACGAGATGTTGAGACTGCGGGTTGGCCTCATCATACAAGTCATGGCCTCCGAGCTGGCGAGAACACTCAAGTGCACAG GTGATGAGGCCTCTGAACATCTTATGAATCTCAGCCCTTTCGAAATGAAGACCCTTTTACATCATATTTTGAGTGGAAAGGAGTTTGTCATCAGCACAG